A single region of the Desulfovibrio sp. genome encodes:
- a CDS encoding sigma-54-dependent Fis family transcriptional regulator produces the protein MKYTITPKGLSNPSLTVGQVVHHLARIVAGKIDRNAFFQILSKQIRELFHYDRFCINLYDAEREFLNLFTAADGTVVESLSNTRIARNTVAGLAISSRKPVVINDLSVHNLGDGPMPLSSVGLNATIALPLIINREVIGTLHVSFVKQPDNIVEILNFLIELTPVLTAFLFAVLAEERTAKVRPVTEHSGKIQDDSSSILLETKLLETPPMVRTMAVVRKVAKLNIPVLITGETGTGKSMLARWLHRHSPRREENFVKVNCPSIAPTLFESEMFGYAKGAFTGATAKRIGRIELAQHGTLFLDEIGELAPEMQSKLLLVMEENSFERVGEAESTGVDIRVISATNIDLAAAMAEGRLRRDLYYRLGSVVVRMPSLRERKSDIPLFVDHFIHQFAKEYEIRPPRLSRSVVQALHGHSWPGNIRELRNVVSRMLLHSLDSAVTEDFVLEALHQWEPETAEKQPCESAVSEVGEISGSVAAPVSGGPGSVQATAPERLPTLEENERAHIERALRQSGGRISGPRGAAVLLGVPRSTLQHRMRKLGMDR, from the coding sequence ATGAAATATACAATTACACCCAAGGGGTTGAGCAATCCCTCTCTCACTGTAGGACAGGTTGTTCACCATCTGGCCCGCATTGTGGCAGGAAAAATCGACAGGAACGCTTTTTTTCAAATTTTATCAAAACAGATTCGTGAACTTTTTCACTACGACAGGTTTTGTATTAATCTTTATGACGCTGAAAGGGAATTTCTGAACCTGTTCACCGCTGCGGATGGAACCGTAGTAGAATCACTTTCAAATACTCGCATAGCGCGCAATACGGTGGCAGGTCTTGCCATATCCTCGCGCAAACCTGTTGTTATTAATGATCTTTCTGTGCATAATCTGGGTGATGGCCCCATGCCGCTCTCGTCAGTGGGCCTTAACGCAACTATTGCCCTGCCCCTGATCATCAACCGCGAGGTCATTGGCACGCTGCACGTTTCTTTTGTAAAACAGCCTGATAATATTGTTGAGATTCTGAACTTCCTCATTGAACTTACACCAGTGCTTACGGCTTTTCTGTTCGCAGTTCTGGCTGAGGAACGAACGGCAAAGGTAAGACCTGTGACGGAGCATTCCGGCAAAATACAGGATGACTCAAGCAGTATTCTACTGGAAACCAAGCTGCTCGAGACGCCGCCCATGGTGCGTACAATGGCTGTGGTGCGCAAAGTTGCAAAGCTGAATATTCCCGTGCTCATCACCGGAGAGACAGGCACGGGCAAAAGCATGCTGGCGCGCTGGCTGCACCGTCACAGCCCGCGGCGGGAAGAAAACTTCGTCAAGGTCAACTGCCCTTCCATCGCCCCCACGCTTTTTGAAAGCGAAATGTTCGGCTATGCAAAGGGTGCTTTTACCGGGGCCACAGCCAAGCGCATTGGCCGTATTGAACTGGCCCAGCACGGAACCCTGTTTCTGGATGAAATTGGCGAACTTGCGCCGGAAATGCAGAGCAAACTGCTACTGGTCATGGAAGAAAATTCCTTTGAGCGCGTGGGCGAGGCTGAATCCACGGGCGTGGACATCCGCGTAATTTCAGCCACCAATATTGATCTGGCAGCAGCCATGGCCGAGGGGCGTCTGCGGCGGGATCTGTACTACCGGCTCGGATCTGTGGTTGTGCGTATGCCCTCGCTGCGGGAGCGCAAAAGCGACATTCCCCTGTTTGTGGATCATTTTATCCATCAGTTCGCCAAGGAATACGAAATACGCCCTCCCCGGCTGAGCCGTTCCGTGGTGCAGGCACTGCACGGGCACTCATGGCCCGGCAATATCCGTGAACTGCGCAATGTGGTGAGCCGTATGCTGCTTCATTCGCTGGATTCGGCTGTCACGGAGGATTTTGTCCTGGAGGCCCTGCACCAGTGGGAACCTGAAACAGCGGAAAAACAGCCTTGCGAGTCAGCAGTTTCTGAGGTGGGCGAAATTTCCGGGAGCGTTGCTGCCCCGGTATCTGGCGGCCCAGGCAGCGTGCAGGCGACAGCCCCGGAGCGCCTCCCCACACTTGAAGAAAATGAGCGTGCCCATATTGAACGGGCGTTGCGCCAGTCCGGCGGGCGAATTTCGGGGCCGCGAGGAGCGGCGGTGCTGCTGGGCGTGCCGCGCTCTACCCTGCAACACAGGATGCGCAAGCTGGGCATGGACAGGTAA